A window of the Chiloscyllium plagiosum isolate BGI_BamShark_2017 chromosome 13, ASM401019v2, whole genome shotgun sequence genome harbors these coding sequences:
- the gmnc gene encoding geminin coiled-coil domain-containing protein 1, which produces MNTILSCQDQCFVGDQHYEYSSSLATSASVDISMETWYSQWPGGILDNSRSSQRETQPQDYFLEYDTSVQDDFIWTGHLSSQLHKNKQLQDTLEQKEEELARLHEENSKLREYLNSTYVKSLEDKARKLLIQNGQKNDGISKCKKRLFQKQDEAGDYFAEKPAAESLPKRGRGNPICKNKSSCYNAQDDHHNPYVETWVLKTLGLKDANTIDDSSSANYSAIISETLVDYSSDQQKVTEYNTDYAMPADYSQDPAAAGNFLASPCPLETCCTNELSPRPHYSAPPRPIHALYHPTEPPFHACKAAPNKTDVAFSTSLNPHRNVKTHTFCQGQAFVQRDGEGGWRFTWVPSQAD; this is translated from the exons ATG AACACTATTCTCTCCTGCCAGGACCAGTGCTTTGTAGGAGACCAGCACTATGAGTACTCTTCTTCACTGGCGACGTCAGCCAGTGTTGACATTTCCATGGAAACCTGGTACTCTCAGTGGCCGGGCGGTATCCTGGACAACAGCAGAAGCAGCCAGAGAGAAACCCAGCCACAAG ACTACTTCCTGGAATATGACACAAGTGTCCAAGATGACTTCATATGGACAGGCCACCTATCATCTCAGCTCCATAAAAATAAACAG CTCCAGGACACACTTGAACAAAAGGAGGAAGAACTTGCTAGGCTCCATGAGGAAAACAGCAAGCTGAGAGAATACCTGAACTCCACTTACGTTAAATCCTTGGAGGACAAGGCCAGG aAATTATTGAttcaaaatggacaaaagaatGATGGGATTTCCAAATGTAAGAAGCGCCTGTTTCAGAAGCAGGACGAGGCTGGAGATTACTTTGCAGAGAAACCAGCAGCAGAGAGCCTCCCAAAGAGAGGACGAGGAAACCCAATCTGTAAAAATAAAAGTAGCTGCTATAACGCCCAAGATGATCATCATAATCCCTATGTCGAAACCTGGGTGCTCAAGACTTTAGGATTAAAAGATGCCAACACTATTGATGACAGTTCTTCAGCTAACTACAGTGCCATTATTTCTGAGACGTTGGTTGATTACAGCAGCGATCAACAGAAGGTGACCGAGTACAACACGGACTATGCAATGCCAGCAGACTACAGCCAGGATCCTGCAGCCGCAGGGAACTTCCTTGCCAGTCCCTGCCCACTGGAGACTTGCTGTACAAACGAGCTCTCTCCCCGCCCCCATTATTCAGCACCGCCTCGCCCGATCCACGCACTTTACCACCCCACTGAACCGCCCTTTCATGCATGCAAGGCAGCCCCGAATAAAACGGATGTGGCCTTCTCCACCTCGCTCAATCCCCACCGCAACGTGAAGACGCACACCTTCTGCCAAGGCCAGGCCTTTGTACAAcgtgatggggagggaggttggCGGTTTACCTGGGTTCCCAGCCAGGCAGATTGA